From the Quercus lobata isolate SW786 chromosome 6, ValleyOak3.0 Primary Assembly, whole genome shotgun sequence genome, one window contains:
- the LOC115994191 gene encoding uncharacterized protein LOC115994191, which yields MKTGKFKYRIMGRKAGSLYINPKKFSSLHKPCMKEMIAFLNCLAVNNNSNDKCVRQKELLSVCMDSQATNKRKSWGSINYHLQRLSRGRK from the exons ATGAAAACAGGCAAG TTTAAGTATAGGATAATGGGTCGGAAAGCTGGTTCGCTTTATATTAACCCAAAGAAATTTAGCTCTCTTCACAAACCTTGCATGAAGGAAATGATTGCATTTCTCAACTGCTTGGCTGTCAACAACAACAGTAATGATAAGTGCGTCCGGCAGAAGGAACTTTTGAGTGTCTGTATGGACTCTCAG GCAACCAATAAAAGAAAGTCTTGGGGAAGCATTAATTACCACCTGCAGAGGCTTAGCAGAGGAAGAAAGTAG